In one window of Armatimonadota bacterium DNA:
- a CDS encoding prolyl oligopeptidase family serine peptidase, translating to MLRTSLLTLAVLLLTATCALATDNNYSVVSQELMVAMPDGVQLDTTWWRPDASGNFPLVMGVHGWGGHKHQLDDVGWNLANKGYICVAYTSRGLFDSEGMAQYGRIEVDDLIDMITWSISNLPVNTSKIAVSGGSHGGGVVMMATARDHRITNCVAMCAYHDLSCMTAYWDQSYRWLLVNGMYYSAVINGTVDPVWGDKLKDEADCGWECMDLNDWHSRSPINYNNQLTQPIYFLHGTEDPVVFLDECVANYNSVATPAANKKIQWWPGGHDPAGFDDWPSDSWNHILRWLDYWFYGEQNGIMQEDPFGGWPRSGSWTQKYYLRDGVLNPSKPGSWGLGDWYFRTNQSSVIYYYTPPEFWLGLYELEWMEPYTVNDVPSNEEIVFSTSTLGSPLTIAGQATLKQYWNTTEGHELQLCPWLYDVNPSTGIETKITKGMKTRRDLPNYSSGNWTVNLVSRPYTVPAGHQLKLQVATNDWQEVRPLPNIFWLYLKTDCRWYPSALSFPRL from the coding sequence ATGCTTCGAACGTCACTGTTGACGCTGGCAGTCCTGTTGCTGACTGCGACCTGTGCCCTGGCGACCGACAACAACTACTCGGTCGTCAGCCAGGAGCTGATGGTTGCCATGCCGGATGGCGTCCAGTTGGACACCACGTGGTGGCGCCCTGACGCCTCTGGCAACTTCCCCCTGGTCATGGGCGTGCACGGATGGGGCGGTCACAAGCACCAACTCGACGACGTCGGCTGGAACCTCGCTAACAAGGGCTACATCTGCGTCGCCTATACCAGTCGGGGTCTGTTCGATTCCGAGGGTATGGCCCAGTACGGGCGCATTGAGGTGGACGACCTGATCGACATGATCACGTGGTCCATCAGCAACCTCCCCGTAAACACGAGCAAGATCGCCGTGTCGGGTGGTTCCCACGGCGGCGGCGTGGTGATGATGGCCACCGCCCGCGACCACCGCATCACCAACTGCGTCGCCATGTGCGCCTACCACGACCTCTCGTGCATGACGGCTTACTGGGACCAATCCTACCGCTGGCTGTTGGTCAACGGCATGTACTACAGCGCGGTCATCAACGGCACGGTCGACCCGGTGTGGGGCGACAAGCTCAAGGATGAGGCGGACTGCGGCTGGGAGTGCATGGACCTCAACGATTGGCACAGCCGTTCGCCAATCAATTACAACAACCAGTTGACCCAGCCTATCTACTTCCTGCACGGCACCGAGGATCCGGTCGTCTTCCTCGATGAGTGCGTCGCCAACTACAACAGTGTGGCGACTCCCGCCGCCAACAAGAAGATCCAATGGTGGCCGGGCGGTCACGACCCCGCGGGCTTCGACGACTGGCCGTCAGACTCGTGGAACCACATCTTGCGCTGGCTCGACTACTGGTTCTACGGCGAGCAGAACGGGATCATGCAGGAAGATCCGTTCGGCGGCTGGCCGCGCAGCGGTTCCTGGACGCAGAAATACTACCTGCGCGACGGCGTCCTCAACCCGTCGAAGCCGGGCTCGTGGGGACTGGGCGACTGGTACTTCCGCACCAACCAGTCCTCGGTCATCTACTACTACACCCCGCCCGAGTTCTGGCTCGGCCTCTACGAGCTGGAGTGGATGGAGCCCTACACGGTCAACGATGTGCCGTCCAACGAGGAGATCGTGTTCTCCACCTCCACTCTGGGCAGCCCGCTCACCATCGCCGGGCAGGCGACGCTGAAGCAGTACTGGAACACGACCGAAGGCCACGAGCTTCAGCTTTGCCCCTGGCTCTACGACGTCAATCCCAGTACCGGGATCGAGACTAAGATCACCAAGGGCATGAAGACCCGCCGCGATCTGCCCAACTACTCAAGCGGGAACTGGACCGTCAACCTCGTGAGCAGGCCGTACACCGTGCCCGCCGGGCACCAGCTCAAGCTCCAGGTCGCCACCAACGACTGGCAGGAGGTTCGGCCGCTGCCGAACATCTTCTGGCTCTACCTTAAGACCGACTGCCGCTGGTACCCGTCGGCGCTGTCGTTCCCGCGGCTGTAG
- a CDS encoding CocE/NonD family hydrolase — MRRWPQSARFTTYLFLAALACLLLLPPVAAQQAADVQTSMVPMSDGVQLATDVRPGEGDGPWPVILLRTPYGRKTTMGGLGEYAIVTQDVRGRGDSEGHARAFFDDGWGEHQDGLDTVKWILAQPWCNGRIGTAGGSALGITQNMLAGANPPGVLAQQIVVAAGSMYHHTCYPGGVWREALVGGWLKQTNWPPDNRELMLAHPAYDDLWQTTDSIARIEQQRVNIPAIHIGGWFDIFTQGTIDSFVSRSSISPNQWMIVGPWPHGVARKVGELEFPENAVDIPKPGMDAELWFDFWIRAEDNGMRQLPRVHYYVMGACGEDGAPGNEWRSRETWPVPADPTEFFLAPGGRLRTSRPITAGSASYEYDPANPVPTRGGANLLIPAGPMDQ; from the coding sequence ATGAGGCGATGGCCCCAGTCCGCACGTTTCACGACGTATCTTTTCCTGGCAGCGCTTGCCTGCCTGTTGCTCCTGCCACCGGTAGCGGCGCAGCAAGCCGCCGACGTCCAGACGTCCATGGTGCCCATGAGCGACGGCGTGCAACTCGCCACGGACGTTCGGCCCGGTGAAGGCGACGGCCCCTGGCCGGTGATCCTGCTGCGAACGCCATACGGCCGGAAGACGACCATGGGCGGCCTCGGGGAATACGCTATCGTCACCCAGGACGTCCGTGGCCGCGGTGATTCCGAGGGTCACGCCCGCGCCTTCTTCGACGACGGCTGGGGCGAGCATCAGGACGGCCTCGACACCGTGAAATGGATTCTCGCGCAGCCCTGGTGCAACGGCAGGATCGGCACCGCCGGCGGCTCCGCCCTCGGCATCACCCAGAATATGCTCGCGGGCGCCAACCCGCCCGGCGTGCTCGCCCAGCAGATCGTCGTCGCGGCCGGCAGCATGTACCATCACACCTGCTATCCCGGCGGGGTATGGCGCGAGGCCCTCGTCGGCGGCTGGCTCAAGCAGACGAACTGGCCGCCTGACAATCGCGAGTTGATGCTCGCCCATCCGGCCTACGATGACCTGTGGCAGACCACCGACTCCATCGCTCGCATCGAGCAGCAGCGCGTCAACATCCCCGCCATTCACATCGGCGGTTGGTTCGATATCTTCACCCAGGGCACCATTGACAGCTTCGTCTCGCGGAGCAGCATTTCGCCCAATCAGTGGATGATCGTCGGCCCCTGGCCGCACGGCGTCGCACGCAAGGTGGGCGAACTGGAATTCCCCGAGAACGCGGTTGACATACCGAAGCCGGGCATGGACGCGGAGTTGTGGTTCGACTTCTGGATTAGAGCTGAGGACAACGGGATGCGCCAGCTCCCGCGCGTGCATTACTATGTCATGGGCGCGTGCGGCGAAGACGGCGCGCCCGGCAATGAGTGGCGCAGCCGTGAGACGTGGCCCGTTCCGGCCGACCCGACCGAGTTCTTTCTCGCGCCCGGCGGCCGCCTCCGCACTTCCCGTCCCATCACCGCGGGCAGCGCAAGCTACGAGTACGATCCCGCCAATCCGGTTCCCACTCGCGGCGGCGCGAATCTGTTGATACCTGCCGGCCCCATGGATCAA
- a CDS encoding ABC transporter permease codes for YSADRSIGGQGVRRLQRALVVGELALALTLLSGIGLMLRDFQRLHSADLGYDPAGLLTFTVNLSREEYPTAGSRIAFMTAATTELERIPGLAAAGATTMFPSARANAVAEVLIQGREAIPGQRSLVNSRMVTPEFLDAVGIPLLRGRGISESDRAGSPPVVVISAALARRYWPGEDPIGARVRNGRAGADAPWMTIVGVVGDVREFYEVAETWYMPYAQHAGSFLAGRAVFAARSARTGAPAISAVREAMLNVDPALPIFDAITAEDLYAASYGRQGQAAMLGSVFAAFALLLASLGIYGSMSYGVSRRTREFGVRMALGSDRGTILCGVVAEGGRMVAAGIVIGAAGGLILARFLASALTEVGAFDIPTFAASAIVLAGATLSAALLPAVRATRIDPVEALRHE; via the coding sequence TCTACTCAGCCGATCGGTCGATCGGCGGACAGGGTGTGCGCCGGCTGCAACGCGCTCTCGTCGTCGGTGAGCTGGCCCTGGCGCTCACGCTTTTGAGCGGCATCGGGCTCATGCTGCGTGATTTCCAGCGGTTGCACTCCGCCGACCTCGGTTACGATCCCGCCGGACTGCTCACCTTCACGGTGAACCTGAGCCGGGAAGAGTATCCGACGGCCGGGTCCCGCATCGCCTTCATGACGGCGGCGACGACCGAGCTCGAACGCATCCCCGGGCTAGCCGCCGCCGGCGCCACAACGATGTTCCCTTCAGCCCGCGCCAACGCGGTAGCCGAAGTCCTCATCCAGGGCCGCGAGGCCATCCCCGGCCAGCGAAGTCTGGTCAACTCGAGAATGGTGACGCCGGAGTTTCTCGACGCGGTGGGGATCCCGCTGCTTCGCGGCCGCGGGATCAGCGAGTCCGACCGCGCGGGTTCACCACCCGTCGTCGTTATCAGCGCGGCGCTAGCGCGCCGCTACTGGCCGGGCGAGGATCCGATCGGCGCGCGCGTGCGCAATGGCCGCGCCGGCGCGGACGCGCCCTGGATGACGATCGTCGGGGTCGTGGGCGATGTGCGCGAGTTCTACGAGGTCGCCGAGACGTGGTACATGCCATACGCGCAACACGCGGGTTCGTTCCTGGCCGGGCGCGCGGTTTTCGCCGCGCGAAGTGCGAGGACGGGGGCGCCCGCGATATCAGCGGTTCGTGAGGCCATGCTAAACGTCGACCCCGCCCTGCCCATCTTCGATGCGATCACGGCCGAGGACCTTTACGCCGCATCGTACGGTCGCCAGGGCCAGGCGGCGATGCTGGGCAGCGTCTTCGCTGCTTTCGCCCTACTGCTCGCCAGTCTGGGCATCTACGGCTCAATGTCGTACGGGGTCAGCCGCCGCACTCGCGAGTTCGGAGTGCGGATGGCCCTAGGAAGCGATCGGGGAACAATACTGTGCGGCGTAGTTGCCGAAGGCGGGCGAATGGTCGCGGCGGGCATAGTGATTGGGGCAGCCGGCGGGTTGATCCTGGCGCGCTTTCTGGCGAGCGCGCTCACCGAGGTCGGGGCGTTCGACATTCCGACCTTCGCCGCCTCAGCGATTGTGCTCGCGGGGGCGACCCTGAGCGCCGCCTTGCTGCCCGCCGTTCGCGCGACGCGTATCGATCCGGTCGAGGCGCTCCGGCACGAGTGA
- a CDS encoding peptidyl-prolyl cis-trans isomerase has protein sequence MSATHKWRLVSLILFLLSLALAASTIALGRAYYRAWLRPAAVVEGHKIPIRDLYGRLREQHGRDQLAKMVTEVYIPIAAARANVTATEDEIDQKIAALKLRWGTDEEFESFLRYGLRIDPAQLRDQVKLLILGEKFMLASTPIGEQEVRAYWEEHRDEFRHPELFRVLKMTLGSESEAREVREQLAQGADFSAIAADKSYDPYTKMMRGRLPKPVPLTEFSTDPRYKEVFADLKPGEVTPPMQANFGIMLVKLLERIPPHEPDYEADRADAEERARRRKIGDPNAWMLRHLKQANVENLLFGSDWDVGPAGPVPGAAGPQMGE, from the coding sequence GTGTCTGCGACGCACAAGTGGCGACTCGTATCCCTCATCCTCTTCCTCTTGTCCCTCGCCCTGGCAGCCAGCACGATCGCGTTGGGTCGGGCCTATTACCGAGCGTGGCTTCGCCCCGCTGCGGTGGTCGAGGGTCACAAGATCCCGATCCGTGACCTGTATGGTCGCTTGCGGGAGCAACATGGCCGGGATCAGCTCGCCAAGATGGTCACCGAGGTGTACATCCCGATCGCCGCAGCGAGGGCCAACGTCACCGCGACCGAGGATGAGATAGACCAGAAGATCGCCGCACTCAAGCTGCGCTGGGGCACGGACGAGGAGTTCGAGAGCTTCCTGCGCTACGGCCTGCGCATAGACCCGGCGCAACTACGCGACCAGGTGAAGCTGCTCATCCTCGGCGAGAAGTTCATGCTCGCCAGCACGCCCATCGGCGAGCAAGAGGTCCGCGCTTACTGGGAGGAGCACAGGGACGAGTTCCGTCATCCCGAGCTGTTCCGCGTGCTGAAGATGACGCTGGGGTCGGAGAGCGAAGCGCGCGAGGTGCGCGAGCAGCTCGCGCAGGGCGCGGATTTCTCGGCGATTGCGGCCGACAAGTCGTACGACCCCTACACCAAGATGATGCGCGGCCGCTTGCCCAAGCCGGTGCCGCTCACGGAGTTCTCGACCGACCCGCGGTACAAGGAGGTATTCGCGGATCTGAAGCCCGGCGAGGTCACCCCGCCCATGCAGGCGAATTTCGGCATCATGTTGGTCAAACTGCTCGAACGGATCCCGCCGCACGAACCGGACTACGAGGCGGATCGAGCGGATGCCGAGGAGCGCGCCCGACGGCGCAAGATCGGTGATCCCAACGCATGGATGTTGCGCCACCTCAAGCAGGCGAACGTCGAGAATCTCCTCTTCGGCAGCGACTGGGACGTCGGCCCCGCAGGGCCGGTCCCGGGCGCCGCGGGGCCGCAAATGGGCGAGTGA
- a CDS encoding KamA family protein encodes HVRVPYFAIGADLAIRHYVVYSQQLVEEFGHIRAWEKEDEIEPGKPNAAGWLLPPYDNVHRRYPDVAILIPDTTGRACGGLCAACQRMYGFQHGQLDFALDELAPKKTWPQKLDELMRYFEDDSQLRDILVTGGDALMSTDAALERILDAIYEMAKAKRDANKRRERKYAELVRVRLGTRLPVFLPQRITPALADILARFREKAAKVGVRQFLIQTHIESPMEVTPEARDAVARLLGAGWIVTNQLVFTAAASRRGHTAKLREVLNEIGVLPYYTFVVKGYRENAFNYTPVARVVQEELEEKSIGRVPERYHEAVQALPDQPKRLVHEVSNLRGKCCVPFLATDRSVLNLPAVGKSLTFRVIGITRYGRRVLEFDHDRTRAHSPIIDQMGKVIVIESKSIGEYLTQLNEMGERVPEYENVYGYSMGQTEQRMPLYEYPTYDYMVTDEITNLELPEEGEALRAAPRTAEPVGTD; translated from the coding sequence CACGTGCGGGTGCCGTACTTCGCGATCGGCGCCGATCTGGCGATCCGGCACTATGTGGTCTACTCGCAGCAGCTGGTCGAGGAGTTCGGGCACATCCGGGCCTGGGAGAAGGAGGACGAGATCGAGCCCGGCAAGCCCAACGCTGCCGGCTGGCTGTTGCCGCCGTACGACAACGTGCACCGGCGCTATCCCGATGTGGCGATCCTCATCCCCGACACGACCGGTAGGGCGTGCGGCGGCCTCTGCGCCGCCTGCCAGCGCATGTACGGCTTCCAGCACGGCCAGCTGGACTTCGCCCTCGACGAGCTGGCGCCCAAGAAGACGTGGCCGCAGAAGCTGGACGAGCTAATGCGGTACTTCGAGGATGACTCGCAGCTGCGGGACATCCTCGTCACGGGCGGCGACGCGCTGATGAGCACCGACGCCGCCTTGGAGCGCATCCTCGACGCGATCTACGAGATGGCCAAGGCCAAGCGCGACGCCAACAAGCGGCGCGAGCGAAAGTACGCCGAGCTCGTGCGCGTGCGGCTCGGAACCCGGCTCCCGGTATTCCTGCCGCAGCGCATCACGCCGGCGCTGGCCGACATCCTGGCGCGGTTCCGCGAAAAGGCGGCGAAGGTCGGGGTCAGGCAGTTCCTGATCCAGACGCACATCGAGTCGCCGATGGAGGTGACCCCCGAGGCCCGCGATGCCGTCGCCCGGCTGCTCGGCGCCGGCTGGATCGTGACGAACCAGCTGGTGTTCACCGCCGCCGCGTCGCGGCGCGGGCACACGGCGAAGCTGCGCGAGGTGCTGAACGAGATCGGCGTGCTGCCGTACTATACCTTCGTGGTCAAGGGCTACCGGGAAAACGCCTTCAACTACACTCCCGTCGCGCGGGTCGTGCAGGAGGAGCTGGAGGAGAAGTCGATCGGGCGCGTCCCGGAGCGCTACCACGAAGCGGTGCAGGCCCTGCCGGATCAGCCGAAGCGGCTGGTCCACGAAGTGAGCAACCTGCGGGGCAAGTGCTGCGTGCCTTTCCTGGCCACCGATCGCAGCGTGCTAAACCTACCGGCGGTGGGGAAGAGCCTCACCTTCCGCGTCATCGGCATCACCCGCTACGGCCGCCGCGTGCTGGAGTTCGACCACGACCGCACGCGTGCCCACAGCCCCATCATCGACCAGATGGGCAAGGTAATCGTGATCGAGTCCAAATCGATCGGCGAGTACCTGACGCAGTTGAACGAGATGGGCGAGAGGGTGCCGGAGTACGAGAACGTCTACGGCTACTCGATGGGGCAGACCGAACAGCGCATGCCGCTGTACGAGTATCCGACCTACGACTACATGGTGACCGACGAGATCACCAACCTCGAGCTGCCGGAGGAGGGCGAAGCGCTGCGCGCGGCGCCGCGTACAGCCGAACCCGTTGGGACGGACTAG